In Pyrus communis chromosome 1, drPyrComm1.1, whole genome shotgun sequence, the following are encoded in one genomic region:
- the LOC137712801 gene encoding GATA transcription factor 21-like gives MAPPPYHNLSPPSPFTLELSGDHHGDHDLQYHHLFNLEPQASFFSSSSLSSPLFLTPAQVQGPSDDHYREPHQFQFQLLEADHNIVPHGGSHDHDHEAIENEGGNGTVLKLSISKNGAVGNGNPGTDHETNTSSVKWISSKMRMMRKMSNPDQTSSSSTSSDDKPISMKLSSHKFEEQKLQHPSSQLGADMISCSNNSSNNMNNVPIIRVCSDCNTTKTPLWRSGPRGPKSLCNACGIRQRKARRAMAAAAAAASGTTLTVAAPSMKSSKVQPKDNKSRISSTVPFKKRPYNKLSSSPSSRGKSKKLCFEDFTISMKNNSSSGNPTAATTTTALQRVFPQDEKEAAILLMALSCGLVHG, from the exons ATGGCTCCTCCACCTTATCATAATCTATCACCTCCTTCCCCTTTTACTCTTGAGCTTAGTGGAGATCATCATGGAGATCATGATCTTCAATACCACCACCTCTTCAATCTTGAGCCTCAagcttcctttttttcttcttcctctctttctagTCCCCTTTTCTTAACTCCAGCTCAAGTCCAAGGACCATCCGATGATCATTATAGAGAACCACACCAGTTTCAATTCCAACTCCTAGAG GCTGATCATAACATTGTTCCGCATGGCGGATCACACGATCATGATCATGAAGCCATTGAAAATGAAGGTGGCAATGGTACTGTTTTGAAATTAAGCATTTCCAAGAATGGAGCTGTCGGAAATGGGAATCCAGGTACTGATCATGAGACTAATACTAGTTCAGTTAAGTGGATATCTTCAAAGATGAGGATGATGCGGAAGATGTCGAACCCTGATCAAACATCAAGCAGTTCTACTAGTAGTGATGATAAACCAATTTCCATGAAGTTATCATCACACAAATTTGAAGAGCAGAAGCTGCAGCATCCATCATCGCAATTAGGAGCTGACATGATCAGCTGCAGCAATAATTCATCAAACAACATGAACAACGTCCCAATTATTAGGGTTTGCTCCGATTGCAACACTACTAAGACACCTCTCTGGAGGAGTGGACCCAGAGGCCCTAAG TCACTTTGTAACGCTTGCGGAATTCGGCAAAGGAAGGCAAGGCGTGCGATGGCGGCAGCCGCAGCCGCAGCAAGTGGCACAACCCTGACAGTTGCCGCACCATCTATGAAGAGTAGTAAGGTGCAACCCAAAGACAATAAATCAAGAATAAGTTCTACTGTTCCCTTCAAGAAAAGGCCGTACAATAAACTGTCCTCATCCCCATCATCTCGAGGCAAATCAAAGAAGCTTTGTTTTGAGGATTTCACAATCAGCATGAAGAATAACAGTTCATCAGGTAACCCCACTGCTGCCACCACCACTACCGCTCTTCAACGAGTTTTCCCCCAGGACGAGAAGGAAGCTGCAATCCTGTTAATGGCTTTATCTTGTGGACTTGTTCATGGTTGA